In Afipia carboxidovorans OM5, the sequence CAGAACCTGGAGTTCTCGGCCGGGGTGTATCAATTGGCCGGGGACACACGACGCGAACGCATCGAGGAAATGATAGCAACCTTCGACCTGGGCGGCTGGTTGTCCGCCACACCCGATTCCCTGCCGCTGGGGCACAAGCAGCGCCTGGCGCTGGCATGCTCGCTCATGCATCGGCCTCCCGTGCTGTTCCTGGACGAACCCACTTCGGGCGTGGACCCCATCACCCGGCGTGAATTCTGGACTCACATCAACGGCCTAGCGCGCAAGGGTGTGACCATCATGGTTACCACCCACTTCATGGACGAGGCCGAATACTGCGACCGGGTGGCCATGCTCTCGCGTGCGCGGCTCATTGCGCTGGATACTCCTGACGCGCTCAAGCGTGTCACCGCCAATGCCGAGCGGCCGGATCCGACCATGGAGGATGCCTTCATCCATCTGGTGGAGTCCGCCGACCGTGAAATGGAGGCGACCTCATGAACGCCGCCCCACAACCCAAGGACGGAGATGGCGCGAGGCGAGCCAGCCTGCGCCGCTTCAATCTGCAGCGCCTCACGGCACTGGTTTACAAAGAAAGCCTGCAGGCACTGCGCGACCCGTCGACGCTGCTGATCGCGTTCGTATTGCCGGTCGTCTTGCTGCTGCTGTTTGCCTATGCGGTGTCGCTGGATGCCAAGGAGGTCCGCGTCGGCGTAGTGCTGGAATCACCCGGCGCCGCCGCGCAAGAGCTAGCTGCCGCCTTTTCTGGCACCCGCTTTCTGGACGCGCACTTTGCCCACGATCGGCGCGAAGTGGCCGACAAGCTCGTCTCCGGCGAGTTGCGTGGCTACGTAGTGATCCCGCAGGACTTCGAGCGACGCCTGGCCCAGCGGGGCAGTGAACCGCTAGTGCAGATCGTCACCGATGGCTCCTATCCTAATACTGCCAGCTACGTCGAAAACTATGCCCGGGGTGTGGTCCAAAGCTGGCGCGCCGGGCTTGATGTTGCAGCGCCCGCCCAGGCCGTGGTGCTGGAGCCGCGCTACTGGTTCAACCCCGAGCTGGAGAGCCGCCGCGCGCTGATCCCCGGCGCCATCGCTATTGTCATGACCATCATCGGCACCATGCTGACGGCGCTGGTGGTGGCGCGCGAATGGGAACGCGGCACCATGGAGGCCGTGCTGTCCACGCCCGCCTCGGTGGCGGAAATCCTGATCGGCAAGCTACTGCCGTATTTCGTGCTCGGCATGCTGTCCACGTTGGGCGCGGCAGCGCTGGCCGTGTTCGTGTTTGGTGTGCCGCTGCGCGGCTCGTTAGCAGCGCTGCTGCTGCTGTCGGCGGTGTTCATGGCACCGGCGCTGGGTCAGGGACTGCTCATCTCATCACTGGCGCGTAACCAGTTTCTGGCGGCGCAGATCGCGCTGTTTACTGGCTTTTTGCCAGCATTCATGCTCTCGGGCTTCCTGTACGAGATTGACGCCATGCCGGCACCTATCCGCGCCATTACCCGGCTGATTCCGGCGCGCTACTTCGTCGAATCGCTCAAGACGGTGTTTCTGGCCGGAGACATCTGGACGGTATTCACTCGCAATCTATTGGCTATGGCTGCCATCGGTGTCGTGTTTTTCGTGCTTGCCCAGCGCGCCACACGCAAGAACCTGGAGTAGGCCCGTGTCCAGCTCCATCTTCAGCTTCATCCGCTTGCGGGCGCAGTTTATCAAGGAAATCCTCAGCGTCCTGCGCGATCCGCGCAGCCGCATGGTGGTGTTCGTGCCGCCCATCCTGCAACTGCTCGTGTTCGCCTTTGCCGCAACGCTGGAAGTGCGCAATGTCGACATCGCCGTGTACAACCAGGATGCGGGCCGCTGGTCGCACGAACTGGTACAGCGCCTAAATAGTGCCCGCTTCATCACCCAAGTCCGGCATGTGGACAGCCAGCGGTATCTGCACGAGTTGATTGACCGGGGTGAGGTGATCGCCGCGCTCGCCATCCCAGTGGATTTTTCGCGCACGATTGCCGCCGGTGACAGCGGCCGCACACAGGTGCTGGTCGATGGCCGGCGCAGCAACTCCGGTCAGATCACTGTCGCCTATCTGTCCACCATAGCGGCCGATGTCAGCGCTGAAGTCGTGCCCGACGCGCAAGCGCCAACACCCGTGGTCGTGCGTCACTGGTTCAATCCGAACCTGGTCTACCGCTGGTTCATCGTACCCGGACTGACCGGGATCCTGGCGCTGTTCAGCGCGCTGCTCATCACCTCGCTGTCGATTGCGCGCGAACGCGAGCTCGGCACTTTCGACCAGTTGCTGGTGTCGCCCACCTCAACGCCGGAAATCATCATTTCCAAGTCGCTGCCGGCGCTAGCGATCGGCACCCTGCTGGGTCTTTTCATGATCAGTGCGGGCGTATTTTTGTTCCGCATTCCCTTTACCGGTTCGTTCGGCTTGCTGCTTGCCAGCCTGGTGCTATTCATCTTGTCGGTGGTCGGCATCGGCCTCATGATTTCCGCGGTCAGCATGACGCAGCAGCAGGCCATTCTGGGTGCATTCGCTATTGGCGTGCCGGCGGTACTGATGTCCGGCTTTGCTACGCCGGTGGAAAACATG encodes:
- a CDS encoding ABC transporter permease, with the protein product MNAAPQPKDGDGARRASLRRFNLQRLTALVYKESLQALRDPSTLLIAFVLPVVLLLLFAYAVSLDAKEVRVGVVLESPGAAAQELAAAFSGTRFLDAHFAHDRREVADKLVSGELRGYVVIPQDFERRLAQRGSEPLVQIVTDGSYPNTASYVENYARGVVQSWRAGLDVAAPAQAVVLEPRYWFNPELESRRALIPGAIAIVMTIIGTMLTALVVAREWERGTMEAVLSTPASVAEILIGKLLPYFVLGMLSTLGAAALAVFVFGVPLRGSLAALLLLSAVFMAPALGQGLLISSLARNQFLAAQIALFTGFLPAFMLSGFLYEIDAMPAPIRAITRLIPARYFVESLKTVFLAGDIWTVFTRNLLAMAAIGVVFFVLAQRATRKNLE
- a CDS encoding ABC transporter permease; translation: MSSSIFSFIRLRAQFIKEILSVLRDPRSRMVVFVPPILQLLVFAFAATLEVRNVDIAVYNQDAGRWSHELVQRLNSARFITQVRHVDSQRYLHELIDRGEVIAALAIPVDFSRTIAAGDSGRTQVLVDGRRSNSGQITVAYLSTIAADVSAEVVPDAQAPTPVVVRHWFNPNLVYRWFIVPGLTGILALFSALLITSLSIARERELGTFDQLLVSPTSTPEIIISKSLPALAIGTLLGLFMISAGVFLFRIPFTGSFGLLLASLVLFILSVVGIGLMISAVSMTQQQAILGAFAIGVPAVLMSGFATPVENMPVVLQWLAQVIPLTHFLIIVEGSFLKAMPPGDILASLWPLAVIALATLTMATVFVRGRLQ